The Microcystis panniformis FACHB-1757 region CGAAAAAACTGCCCCATTTACGCCAAATTCGAGCAATGATCACGGAACAGGGGGGATTAACTAGCCATGGAGCCATCTTAGCCCGGGAATTAGCCATTCCAGCCGTTGTCGGGGTGAAAAATGCCACGGAAATTATCCGCTCAGGCGAGATAATTTTAGTAGATGGTACGAGGGGAATTATTTCTCTAGCATCTCAGGAACAGATTTCCTTACCCCCTCCACTCCCCAGAGAAACCGACGGGACGGCAATTGCTACCCGTTTGATGGTTAATCTCAGTCAAACTGAAAGTATTGCCAGAATCCAAGAACTGCCTATTGATGGGATCGGTTTATTGCGCTCAGAATGGATGATTTTAGACTTACTTTCTCAGCGTAATCTAGAAGAATGGTTAACGCCAGAGCATCAAGAAGCATTGATCGAGAGATTAAGTGATTTAATCGCACAATTTGCCCTTAGTATCCAACCTAAGCCTTTATTTTACCGTTCTTTTGATGCTCAACATTCGGCTCAAGACAGTCGGGGAACCCATGGTTATATATTAGATCCGACTCTATTCGATCTGGAATTGCAAGCTTTACGACGGGTACAAACCACCAGCGCCACCAATATTAATTTACTGCTTCCCTTTGTCCGCGGGGTTGAGGAATTTATTTTTTGCCGGCAACGGGTACAATCGGCTTTACTCACTCAAGTCCCTTCTTTCCAATTGGGGATAATGGTGGAAGTACCGGGGGTAATCTTTCAATTGAGGGATTATGTGCAAGCAGGGGTACAGTTAATCGCTATTGGTACTAATGATTTAACTCAATTACTTTTAGGTAGCGATCGAGAACATTTCTCAGAATATTTTAATGCCCGTCATCCCGCAGTCAGGGCAGCTTTAAAACAAATTATCACTCAAGCAAAAGTTTTACAGATTCCCTGTTCCGTTTGCGGCATGGCTATCGTCCAGTATCCTGAAATTATCGATGATCTGATTGCTTGGGGCGTGACTTCTCTTTCGGTGGATACAGAAGCAGTTTTAGCCACTAGAGAGGCAATTGTTCGCGCCGAAAGAAGATTTTTATTGGAAAATAGCAGATAACCTCGGCAAAAGGAGCGTTAGGGGTTGGCTGTTGGGGAAGATGTTAGGTAGGGTTTGCGGCAAAAAGTTTGTTGGTGGGGTTAGGAGTCGGTAGCTGGTCGTCGGGAGATAGGGATTTAGGGGTTTAGGGAAATTTCAGCCAAATGCTCCACTTCCCCACTTCCCCACTTCCCCACTTCCCCACTTCCCCACCACCTCACTACCCCATTTCCCCACTTCCCCACTCCCCACTTCATAAGCCATACTTTGTGCTTTTTGTCAAAAAAACTTTTTTTTTGCAATAAAACTACACAAAAAAAAGATCATCGTTGTGGGTGAAATTGACTCATTTACCTGTCTTAATTGGGATTACCTTCTAGGTGTGGCAAGGGTTTCAACCGTTGCTGCCCAAAAAAGCATAAAATACCCCATTATGAAATTCTATCAAATCGCTGTAACCGGCATAACATCGTTGTTAAATAAAAATCTTTCTCAATTAATTCTTAAGAATTTGTAAATATTGCGAAATGTTAATTTAAATATTCTCAAGTTATTGGAGTCAATAAATAATTTTTGCTTATCTTTGTCGGAAAATAGAACTTCTGCAAAAATCCAACATCTACCATTGGGTTAGGAGTCTCCGAGTCAGGAGTCAGGAGTCACAAGTCAGGAGTCAGGAGATTATTTTATTTATTCTCCCCACACCCCACACCCTACACCCTACACCCTACACCCCACACCCCACACCCTGTCCCCTAATGCCTAGAGAATTTCAATAATTCCTTGACTGCCATCGAGACGAATTAATTGACCATCTTTTAACAATTTCATGGCATTATGCACATCCATAACCGCGGGAATTCCGTATTCTCTGGCAATGATAGCACCATGGGATAATTGTCCCCCCACCTCGGCAATAATTCCCACAGCCTGGGATAATAAAGGGGACCATCCTGAGTCAGTATAGGGAATAACGAGAATAGTATTAGGGGCAATTTCTAGATTTTGTAGGGTTGGCATAATTTTGATTCGTCCCTCCACTGTCCCCCCACTAGCGGCAATTCCCTGTAAGCGTTTTTTTGCAGTTAAATTTGAAACTAAAAATTCTCTTTTCGGTGGTTGTCCATAAACGATATAGGGAATATCGGTTAATTGAGAGTTTTCTTGGAATTGTTGACGACGCTGACGGATAATCTGGTTAAGATTGGCGATTTTATTATTCTGACCCAACTGGGTAACTTCTGAGTAATTTAGATAAAATATATCTCCCGTCTCCGATAATATTTGCTGCTGTAACCAGAGGGTTTCCAAAGCGAGAAAATGCCAGCGTAGGTGAGCTAAAAGACGGGAGTAAATTTCAGTTACCTGGTTTTTGATATTTAATCTTTTTTGGACATTGTGGGAAGATTTGACTTTTTTATGGCTATTATTGCCCGGAATATCTAAGGGTAGTTGTAGCAGATATGGGGGATTTTCTCGCCATCTCGGTATGGAAATATCAGTCCCCACTTCGCTTAAATAACCGTAGGTTTCTAACCAGAGGGAAAAAGCTGAGTCAAAATCTCGATCGATCGTATTTTTTCTCAGTTCAGATAGCGATCGCATTGAGGCTATTTCTGGTGCTTGGGAGTTATCCAATTTCTCAAAAGGTACTCGGGAAATACTGCGACGCAAGGCGAAGCTAAGAGGAGCAAGAATACTATAATAGGTAGCTTTTTTTAAGACGGTTAAAATCTCCTCAATTTGCTCTAAAATCTCCCCTGAAGATAAAGCTTCTAGGGAAGTAGCGTTAATTTTTTCGAGCGTCGGAATAAAATAGGTTTTTTGATCTTGGCTAAAGTCTTTTTCTAACTGTAATTCCCGTCCTAAAAGTTTTAATAAACCGGGGGAATTAGCCAGGGTTGCCGTTAAAGGTGGTTTGGTAAACTTTGCCCCTTTGGTCAGAAATTCTAAGCTTTCTGGAGGTAATCCCATGCGCTGGAAAATGGTTCCTAATAAAGAAGCATTAAAATAGGCTCTTTGATAGTGTAAAGTGGCTGTTTCATTGAAGTCCAAATCGAGAGTTTTTTTGTCTAAAACTAACTGGAAAATATCTCCCCAAACTCCACAGGTTAAAGGACGATTAATTGACCAAGGCAAAGGACGAATCACCCCGGGGATAACTTCAGCCGCGATTTTTCTTGTCCAAATTGGCTGTAAATTAGTGATAGGACGGCACTGTAATAACCATAATTTTTGTCCGTCATGAGTCCATTCTATATCTTGG contains the following coding sequences:
- a CDS encoding putative PEP-binding protein, with the translated sequence MTILCWLDRISASDRPLVGEKAFIASELHQRGYPIIRGFAIFNRIFAEFLETIDHGDSFLTDFPQSSLYLDVDNAKALQLVARESRRAVLQAQIPPLWLEELEAAVAQLSMDTLVWRFSLPANLARRTLGLFSAPISGIKADNLENALKQAWAELFTARSLFYWRKMGIGLENIQLSLLVQALLPANCAGNVLINEDNWEIQAVWGLGHSLVNGEVAPDTYIIDRSGQLRSRQLGNKSRAYYLNSDSNLLAPQLLAPSLQESYCLDNFALDRLCQLVQSLLAEKPSLTSIEWLMMLDGQIYILNCHSQEITPTTSHYPLRGLGASPGLASGVAKVISNFDSPEANFQDCILVTTNLPPKKLPHLRQIRAMITEQGGLTSHGAILARELAIPAVVGVKNATEIIRSGEIILVDGTRGIISLASQEQISLPPPLPRETDGTAIATRLMVNLSQTESIARIQELPIDGIGLLRSEWMILDLLSQRNLEEWLTPEHQEALIERLSDLIAQFALSIQPKPLFYRSFDAQHSAQDSRGTHGYILDPTLFDLELQALRRVQTTSATNINLLLPFVRGVEEFIFCRQRVQSALLTQVPSFQLGIMVEVPGVIFQLRDYVQAGVQLIAIGTNDLTQLLLGSDREHFSEYFNARHPAVRAALKQIITQAKVLQIPCSVCGMAIVQYPEIIDDLIAWGVTSLSVDTEAVLATREAIVRAERRFLLENSR
- a CDS encoding glycerol-3-phosphate acyltransferase; translated protein: MREILGSLFIFLVCPIIGGLPLIDWINYLVTGRKLSQLGTGNIGVTAAFYHGGKLVGILAVISEAAKGIIVIFLTRLFFPTGSTWELLALIALVMGRYWLGKGAGTTNVFWGLIVHDFVAVFLTSIISGISFTIFREKSTGRLVGLFLLALILTLRRPHDSGYIITAIALACLLGAIFQKIADDLDLPEASVNNESKTMFRFFRGDRSIQTLDDNLVASKVGQKAATLADLKRAGYPIPRGWILPPGDDPQPLIESLHPDINHPLVVRSSAIGEDSETASSAGQYTTILNVIDQENLAAAILSCQTSYNSPNAVNYRLDRGQENTAMAVLIQEQIRGVFSGVAFSRDPINPLSLDVVIEALPGDATRVVSGRITPESYRVNLEENIIIGAGDIPPAIIQQVANLCRQLETLDHGIPQDIEWTHDGQKLWLLQCRPITNLQPIWTRKIAAEVIPGVIRPLPWSINRPLTCGVWGDIFQLVLDKKTLDLDFNETATLHYQRAYFNASLLGTIFQRMGLPPESLEFLTKGAKFTKPPLTATLANSPGLLKLLGRELQLEKDFSQDQKTYFIPTLEKINATSLEALSSGEILEQIEEILTVLKKATYYSILAPLSFALRRSISRVPFEKLDNSQAPEIASMRSLSELRKNTIDRDFDSAFSLWLETYGYLSEVGTDISIPRWRENPPYLLQLPLDIPGNNSHKKVKSSHNVQKRLNIKNQVTEIYSRLLAHLRWHFLALETLWLQQQILSETGDIFYLNYSEVTQLGQNNKIANLNQIIRQRRQQFQENSQLTDIPYIVYGQPPKREFLVSNLTAKKRLQGIAASGGTVEGRIKIMPTLQNLEIAPNTILVIPYTDSGWSPLLSQAVGIIAEVGGQLSHGAIIAREYGIPAVMDVHNAMKLLKDGQLIRLDGSQGIIEIL